CGAGACACGTGCCCGCGCGCATCGTCCAGGTCGGCGACATTCCCCGCACCAAGAGCGGCAAGATCGTCGAGCTCGCCGTGCGCGACGTGGTCCACGGGCGCACGCCCAAGAACCTGGAGGCGCTGGCGAACCCGGAGGCGCTCGAGCAGTTCCGCGGGCGCGCGGAGCTCCGCTCCTAGGCTCAGGCGAACGGGAAGCCGAGCGGGTCCTCGCCCGGGTCGACGCCCAGAGTCACCGCGCCCGCGAGCTGCGCGATCGAGTCGTAGTCGACGATCGCGTGGTGGCTCGCCGTGTCCAGGTCGCGCCGGATGCGCTGGAGCTCGCTCGACTCGTAGATGGCGTGCGCGCCCGACGCCGAGAACAGCCGGCCCAGAGCGCGCTGACACAGCTCCACCACGTAGGCCGCGTCGGCGCGAAAGCGGATGCGCTCCTCCAGCGAGAGCGGGCCGGCGTCTTGTTTCATCGCGGCCTCGAAGCGGTCACAGATGTGGAGCAGGAGCAGGCGCGCCGCCTGCAGCTCGGAACGTGACTCGGAGAAGCGCGCTTGCACGCCGGGGTCCCGGGCCTTGGTGCCGCTGCGCGCATCGCGGCGCTCGCGCGCGCTCGCCACGAAGCGTTCGAAGCCGCGCTCCGCGATGCCGAGCACGCTGGCCGCCACCATGGCCGAGAGCGCGCCGAGCACCGGCAGGCGATAGACCGCGCTCGAGGCCTCGGGACAGTCACCGACGAAGGTCGGGTGAGTGGGCACGGCGCGGTGCGCGGGCACGAACACGTCGCGCGCGACGAGATCCTTCGAGCCCGTGCCGCGCATGCCGAGTGTGTGCCACGTGTCGTCGAGCACCATGTCTCGCGCCGGAACCACCACGTGGACGTGCTTCCACGCGCCGGGCTTCGGCTCCACCACGCGCGCACCGATCAGGAGCCACGGGGAGTGATCGCAGCCGCTGGCGAACTGCCAGCGGCCATTCAGGATCCAGCCGTCGCCGCTGGCGCGCACCGAGCCCTGCGGTGACAGCGTTCCAGCGATCAGCACCTCGGGATCGGCGCCGAACACCTCCTGCTGACAGCGCTCGGGAAAGCGGCCGACCACGTAGGTGTGCGCGCCACAGACCATGAGCACCCAGCTCGCGGCCGAGCAGCCATGGCCGAGCTCTGCAACGGCGAGCAGGTGCGCACGCGGCGTGAGCTCGAAGCCACCGAAGCGGCGGGGCGTGAACAGGCTGCCCAGCCGCTGCTCGCGCAGCGCGGCCACGGCATCGTCGTCGAGCCGGCGCAGGGCCTCGCTGCGCGCGCTGCTCGCGGCCACGCGCGGGACGATCTCGCGCGCGCGCTGGACGGCTTCGAGCTCGGCGATCTGCTCGGCCATGGCAGGTCCTTCTCCGCTCAGCGTGCTCCGCGAGCGATTCCGAGCCACTCTTCGGCCGGCTCGATCGTGAGTGCGGGGTCGTCCTTCTTCTCCAAGCTCTCGGCGAGCCAGCTTCGCATCGGCTCGGACAAGAGATCCGGCGGCCCCTGGAACGTGCGCGTGTGCAGGAGCGAATAGACGCTGTCTCCGAGCGGCGCCACCTTCACGAGCCAGGCTTGCCCCGTCTGCTCCTCCGGCTGCAGCGCGGTGCGAGCCACGAAGTACTGGAGCGCGCCGGTGCTCGGGTCCGGCGCCGCAAAGCCGTAATCGAACGACGCCCGTTCGCGCTGCCTTGCGCGCAGCATCCGGGCGACGTCCTCCGCCGTGAACGACTCCGTCGTCCACACGCCCGGGACGTAGAGGTTGAGAATCAAGCCTTCCTCCTGCTCGTCGCCGAGCTTCGCGCACGCGACCACGAACACCCGCGTCTCTTCCAAGGTCCGCTCGCAGTTTCCGAACGTTCCCTCCCGAGTCACGAGCTGGACGTCGCCCGGCGCGAACACGATGCGCCCCGCGGGCACTTCGCGCCTCGCGGTCGCCGCACAGGCCGCGAACACGAGACAGGCGAGGACCGCGGGCCGCACCTAGCGCAGCAGACGAGTCACCGCGCCGAGCACCTCGTACGCGATGCTGAAGTGACCGAGCTCGTCGCGGATGTCGAGCTTCGCGCCGGGCACGATCTCGGCCGTGTGTCGCGCCTGCGCGACCGGCACGATCGTGTCACTCCCGCCGTGCAGCACGGTGACCGGGCAGCGGACCTTCGAGACCTCGAACGAGCCCCAGCCGGGGCCGTCGGCGCGGCGGTCGTCGACGTAGCCCTGGACGCCGTTCGCGAACATCTCGCGCAGCCCGCCGACCATGCCCGCGAGCCACTGTGGGTCGGCGAGCAGCTTCAGGTCCGCGGGCGGCAGCTCCTGGATCGCGCCGCCGGGCGCGAGCATCTTGCTGCCGTCGGCGCCGAAGATCTCGGTCGCGAGCCCGAGCGCCGTCTCGCGGCTGGCCGCGGCCCAGATGTCGCCGGTTCCCGGCTTGTCCATCATGCGCCGGCCCTCGGGCCAGCGCATGTCGGTGAGCGCGCAGCACGCGACCACGCCGATCACGCGCGGCGACGCCGCCGCGAGCGCGAGTGAGTACGCGCCGCCCGTCGAGACGCCGACCGCCACGAAACGCTCGGCGCCGAGCGAGTCGGCGACCGCGAGCCCGTCGGAGACCCAGTCGGCGATCTTCCGCCCCGGCTGCACGCTCGACTTGCCGTAGCCCGGCCGGTCGATACCGATCAGGCGCAGCCCCTGCGCGCGCGCGTCGGCTTCGAACGCGGCGGGCTCGAGCCGGCTGCCCGGCCCGCCGTGACACCACAGCACCGGAGTGTCTCCGCGCGCGCCGTAATCCGCGTACCCGACCTGCCGCCCGTCCGCGACCCGGATCTGCCCGTCCACCATGCGACGAGGCTACCAGAACGCTAGTCGCTCGACGTGTCGTACGCGAGCCAGATCGCCCCACGAGGCGGAACGGCCATCACTCAGATCTCGCGCGTCATGCGCCAGACGATCCGGTCGCGCTCGGGGCGCTCCCACTCCCACAGGTCGGGCGAGTTGTGCTGGCGGGCCATCTCGTTGGTGAAGCCGTCGGAGGCCCAGACCAGTGTCTCGGGGTATTCCTTGGCCTGACTGTTCTCGATCATCCAGCGCATTTTGCGGTCGGGATCGGGCTTGTGGATGGTGCGGCCGAAGTTGAGGATGCTGGCGCTGATCGTGGTGAGTCGCGCGAGGTCGCGCCCGAAGGCCTCGAAGCGCGCGTTCTTGTCGCTCTCTTGCGCGAACAGCGTGCGGTGCGTGTACTCGAGCTGCTGGTAGAGGCCCGCGTCGAGCAAGCGCTTCGCGTTGCGCGCGCCGCGCTGGCGCAGATACTCGTTCCTGCCGCCGCCTTCGACGTCGCGCAAGAGGAGACTCATGTGGTCGTAGCTGCGGATGTCGTACCACTCGAAGGGCTGCACCGGCGCGTCGAGATACCCGACGTCTTTGGGCGCGAGCCAGCGCTTGAGCTCCTCGCGCTTGAGCTTCCTGGCGGCGAGGAGCTTCTGGATGTCCTCGACCAGGCCGGCGAAGACGGAGCCTTTGATCGACGGGAGGGTCGGCATGACGGGTCCTCCTACGTCCTTCACGGATCGGCATCCGTGCCCACGTGCTGAAGGTCGCGCCGGCCGTACGAAGCAGCCCGCCGGGCGTTCAGGCGGCCACGGGAGTGTCCGGCGCGGGCCCCACGTAGCGCGACGCGGGCCGGATGAGCCGCCCGCCGCGCGCCTGCTCGTCGACGTGCGCGAGCCAGCCCGCGACGCGCGCCACCGCGAAGGTGGGCGAGAACAGCTCCTGCGGCAGCCCGATCGCGTCGAGGATCACCGCCGTGTAGAACTCGACGTTGGCCGCGAGCCGGCGCTCCGGGCGGCGCTCGCCCAGCGACGCGACCGCGACCGCCTCTACGGCGCGCGCCAGGTCGAGCCGGTCGCTGCGCAGACCGCCCGTGCGCAGCCGCTCCACCGCGCGCTCGAGCACCGCCGCACGCGGGTCGCGCACGCGGTACACGCGGTGGCCCATGCCCATGATGCGCCGGCCCGCCGCGAGCTCGTCGGCGATCCAGCCCGCCGCGCGGCCGGGCGTGCCGATCGCGTCGAGCATGGCCAGCACCGGCCCGGGCGCGCCCCCGTGCCTGGGGCCCTTCAACGCGCCCAGCGCCGCCACCACGGCCGACACCGGGTCCGACTCCGTCGACGCCACCACGCGCGCGGTGAAGGTCGAGGCGTTCATGCCGTGATCGGCGGCGGTCACGAGATAGGCGTCGAGCGCCTGGCTGCGCGCGGGATCAGTGCCGTGTGCGCTGGCCATGCGCAGGTAGTCGGCAGCGTGCGAGAGGCTCGGGTCGGGCGCGAGCGCCGGGACGCCGCGGCGCTTGCGCGCCCAGGCCGCCGCGAACACCGCCACCGCGGCCGTGAGCTCGACGTGCAGCTCCGCCGGGTCGATCGCGCTGGCGCGCAGGTGCGCGAGCGCCGCGCGCAGACACTCCATGCCGTCGGCCCCCTCGAGTGAGTCGCCCAGGTGGGGCAAGCGGCCGAACGCGCGCACGCGCGCGCGCCCCAGGCTGGCCCGCAGCGCCGCGTGCTCCGCCGGCGCCGGCAGCGCTCCGTGCCAGAGCAGCGCGCACACCGCCTCGAAGTCGTTGGCGAGCGCGAGCGCTTCCACGTCGTGCCCGCGAATCACCAGCCGCCCGAGCTCGCCGTCCACGTCGCTGAGCTGGGTGTCGGCTACCACCACGCCTTCCAGACCGTCCGAGGTCATCGCTTTTCTCCTGGTTGTTGGCTCTTACGTTGCCGCTTCCGCTGGACTTGATCAACGTTGATCAATCAATCAAGATATCGTTCCATGAAGCGGGACGACCGGATGAGCTCGCGCGAGGCGGCGGACTTCCTCGGGATCAAGCTCGAGACCCTGTACGCGTACGCGAGCCGGGGGCTGGTGGCGGGCGCGCGCGCGGCGGGCGAGCGCGGGCGGCGGTACACACGCGCCGATCTCGAAGGGCTGCGCGCGCGCGCCGCCGGGCCCGCGGCCTCGGCGCTGCGCTTCGGCGAGCCGGTGCTCGACACGCGCATCACGCGCTTGACTCCCGAGGGTCCGGAGTACCGGGGCCGGCCCGCGGTCGAGCTGGCGCGCGCGGGTACGCCGTTCGCCGCGGTCGCCGAGCTGCTGTGGACCGGCGCCCTGCCGGAGCGCCGCCCGCACTGGCCGGAAGGCCCCGCGCTCCCGGCGCGCGAGCTGGCGCGGCTCGTGCCGCGCGACGCGTCGCCGCTGGCCGCGCTGGCGCTCGCGCTGCCGGCGCTGGCCGCCGCCGACCCGCTGCGCTTCGACGCGCGCCCCGAAGCCGTGTGCGAGCGGGCGCGGCGGCTGATTCCGCGCCTGGCGGCCTCGCTCGCGCTGGCGCTCGATCCGGGGCGCGTGCCGGCGGCGCTGGCCGCGACCGATCCCACGCGCGCGCTCGCCGCTGCGCTCGGCGTGCCGGCGCGCGGCAAGTCACTCGCGCTGCTCGAGACCGCGCTCGTGCTCCTGGCCGACCACGAGCTGAACGCCTCGACCTTCGCGGCGCGCGTGGCGGCGTCGACCGGCGCCGACCTGTACGCGTGTCTCTCGGCCGGGGTCGCCGCGCTGTCCGGCCCGCTGCATGGCGGCGCCAGCGAGCAGGTCGAGATGCTCGTGCGCGAGGCGGGCGATCCGGCAGGCGCGGCCGCCGCCGTGCGCGACCGCATGCGGCGCGGCGAGTTACTGCCGGGCTTCGGCCACCCGCTCTACCCCGACGGCGACCCGCGCCACCCGCCGCTGTTCGCGGCCGCGCTGGCCCTCGCCCCCCGCAGCCCGCGCGTGCGCACGATCGCGGCGATCGTGGCGGCCATGGAGGCCGCGGGCCGGGCCCGGCCCAACGTCGACACCTCGCTGGCCGCAGCCTGCGCCGCGCTCGACCTGCCCCAGGGCCTGGGCGGCGCCCTGTTTGCGATCGGCCGGTCAGCCGGCTGGGTGGCCCACGTGCTCGAGCAGAGTGAGACGAAGGCCGTTCTGCGCCCGCGCGCCCGCTTCATCTCCGATTGACTTCGCTTGGGCCTCGTTCGCGACTCAGCACGAAGACTCACACGGGGGGGCGTGTTAGCCTGACCTCGAGGAGGCGGCATGGCGATCGCCCTGCCCTCGCTGAACCCCCTGGTGAGTCGGCTCCAGCAGTACATCCGCTGGGCCGCGCCCCCCGGGGTGCCGTTCGCGCTGGCGCTGGCGGTGCTCGGGATCTACGTCCCGAACCCGCTGATCTGGGTGCTGGCCGGCCTGGTCGCGCTGAACGCGGCCGGCGCCGCCGTCGCCTACCGGATGGCCGGGCTCGGACACCTGCAGAGCGCGGTGCTGCTCGAGGCCGCGGGCATGCTGGCCATCGGCTTCACCGTCGGCGAGGCGAGCCCCGACTACTTCGCGTTCACCGCCATGCTGGGGCTGCTCGCGATCGTGCACGCCGTGC
Above is a window of Myxococcota bacterium DNA encoding:
- a CDS encoding acyl-CoA dehydrogenase family protein, which produces MAEQIAELEAVQRAREIVPRVAASSARSEALRRLDDDAVAALREQRLGSLFTPRRFGGFELTPRAHLLAVAELGHGCSAASWVLMVCGAHTYVVGRFPERCQQEVFGADPEVLIAGTLSPQGSVRASGDGWILNGRWQFASGCDHSPWLLIGARVVEPKPGAWKHVHVVVPARDMVLDDTWHTLGMRGTGSKDLVARDVFVPAHRAVPTHPTFVGDCPEASSAVYRLPVLGALSAMVAASVLGIAERGFERFVASARERRDARSGTKARDPGVQARFSESRSELQAARLLLLHICDRFEAAMKQDAGPLSLEERIRFRADAAYVVELCQRALGRLFSASGAHAIYESSELQRIRRDLDTASHHAIVDYDSIAQLAGAVTLGVDPGEDPLGFPFA
- a CDS encoding citrate/2-methylcitrate synthase, producing the protein MKRDDRMSSREAADFLGIKLETLYAYASRGLVAGARAAGERGRRYTRADLEGLRARAAGPAASALRFGEPVLDTRITRLTPEGPEYRGRPAVELARAGTPFAAVAELLWTGALPERRPHWPEGPALPARELARLVPRDASPLAALALALPALAAADPLRFDARPEAVCERARRLIPRLAASLALALDPGRVPAALAATDPTRALAAALGVPARGKSLALLETALVLLADHELNASTFAARVAASTGADLYACLSAGVAALSGPLHGGASEQVEMLVREAGDPAGAAAAVRDRMRRGELLPGFGHPLYPDGDPRHPPLFAAALALAPRSPRVRTIAAIVAAMEAAGRARPNVDTSLAAACAALDLPQGLGGALFAIGRSAGWVAHVLEQSETKAVLRPRARFISD
- a CDS encoding citrate synthase translates to MTSDGLEGVVVADTQLSDVDGELGRLVIRGHDVEALALANDFEAVCALLWHGALPAPAEHAALRASLGRARVRAFGRLPHLGDSLEGADGMECLRAALAHLRASAIDPAELHVELTAAVAVFAAAWARKRRGVPALAPDPSLSHAADYLRMASAHGTDPARSQALDAYLVTAADHGMNASTFTARVVASTESDPVSAVVAALGALKGPRHGGAPGPVLAMLDAIGTPGRAAGWIADELAAGRRIMGMGHRVYRVRDPRAAVLERAVERLRTGGLRSDRLDLARAVEAVAVASLGERRPERRLAANVEFYTAVILDAIGLPQELFSPTFAVARVAGWLAHVDEQARGGRLIRPASRYVGPAPDTPVAA
- a CDS encoding alpha/beta hydrolase yields the protein MVDGQIRVADGRQVGYADYGARGDTPVLWCHGGPGSRLEPAAFEADARAQGLRLIGIDRPGYGKSSVQPGRKIADWVSDGLAVADSLGAERFVAVGVSTGGAYSLALAAASPRVIGVVACCALTDMRWPEGRRMMDKPGTGDIWAAASRETALGLATEIFGADGSKMLAPGGAIQELPPADLKLLADPQWLAGMVGGLREMFANGVQGYVDDRRADGPGWGSFEVSKVRCPVTVLHGGSDTIVPVAQARHTAEIVPGAKLDIRDELGHFSIAYEVLGAVTRLLR